The segment TGAATTACAGATGTGGAGAAATTAAGGAAAGGTAGGGGTACGTGTAGATCATTTGATCTGATAAGATCTATTGCAAAGGCGCGGAGGTCTGACCAGATGTCCATTAATTGTTTTGCGAGTAAATCCAAGGGATGTGACATCTCTGTAGCTTGCTGTTCGTGGCATCTGGGATCAATTAAAATACAACACTAGCATATGCCATTATTGAAAACCATGATTAATATCACTTTTCCACGGTTCTATACATATTCGatgcaaaaaatgtttattttttgctttaaacaACAATCGATTTACACAACATCACAGAAAATTAACTGAAATGTAGAATACAATTCCTCCTCTGCATGTACATTGCGCCTAGTAAAGCTACACATTGTCTTTTGACATATGAGATAGAACTTAAAATGGAGAGGTATTACTGTAAATCTTGATTTTATTTCAGCAAAATTTTTACAgacggtattttttttaaaaagcacagTTCTGCGAATATACTATAGTAATTGGTCCGTCCGTCTGCCCGTATAATCTGTGTAAAATCCTCGTCAGAAAGATGTCTTTCTTCCGCTCTCTTCTTTCTCAGCAAATCATTCTtataaaaaagggaaataagGAAGGAAAGCCGAAAATTGTCCTCTTAAGTACTTTTTAGATGTTCACTACCTAAGCGTTGTctggagttttttttttgtactgaTTTGCAAATTAGTTtggaatgaaattaaaactgagTCATTACAGGTTCAACTCTATATAAGTACTATGAAAAAGCGAAAACGGTCGATACAATGAAAACACGGGCAAATTCAACGAAGTAAAGGAGTAACGTAGACACGTCACCAtctacatattttaaaagtttcaatttGAATGAAATGAGGGACACATATCGATTATTAAAGTTGTATTATTTTCTTGTCCCTAAAGATTGACACTTTAACACATCAATTATTCCATGTATTAATCttgattaattattaaaattcataGTTCATGCAATATTCATTGAagggttttatttttcaatgatcATTCATAATACTGAGCGCATCTAGGCTCAAGCCAAAGCTCACTCGATGCGATGGATTGGAAAAGGgttgattttaatgttaacaatgtaCGTACTGCTGGgtgattaaaaaacaaacaaacaatgtTACAATGATAACCAATTATATTAGCCAATATACAAAACATCTTTGTttgtttgagaaaaaagaaTTACTTAGTTTCCAAATTTTGAGCTATTGCACTAGTACAAGTGTGCAATCCTCTTGggtaatttacacaataaaatacgttcaaatcaaacaagttttaaataaaaaataaaaaatatgtatttgtaaaaaaattagcttactcaattaaaaaaatattgattaccctgggggaatattttttttagttttgatgtataacacccctgcgaatgtgttcggaatgttttctttatcgttgctaagtaagtaataaatccagaggtgctcgaatgaaagttcacgagacttcaccgatatttgttcacttcctgtgaaatttcgagcggaagtataagtgttcggataatattctcaaaatacgtaagtactggtcgtttttcatatcatatcctactgtgttttatgttaaaacgggaaaagctttcaagatgtatgtcttattttaccatctagcagttatttatattaaacgataatattcagaacagagttatcgttcgtgttcaaacacgtgtagagtggttgaaaatataaccattgggttgcttaataaaatcatagccatgtttgatgcttgtggtgtgcaataccatgttttaaaaaaaaataatgggtgtctgctttgcattaaaacttagtatatcgagacattttcaaggaacattctgcataaaatggtatagtctgtttcactattgatgttattactaggtcaggcgcggatcgaaaattaatcctcaggagggatctcttttaagcatgttagttgttgcaacagcagacaaaaactaatttttgtatagtcacatttatttctagaacacattttattcaccaattaatgaagataaagtttaaaatcaataaacctctagattttatatttgactactatATTAAGAACCTAGATACATGAACTGTGAAATAGACTGtatacacgaggtacgatttttactgcgaaactgaaagggtcaaataaaaccacgtggtctaaaatttgaatgacaataacattcgcaggggtgtataaACCAAACATGATATACGTAACGTAAGCTAAAAACAGCCTATATAGCTATCTTTTGCAGATAAGAGAATGAAGGAATGAATGagatgaaattatgaaaaatatgtgaggatatgcaaatttatttatttatgtgtaaaaataatacaaataaagTTTCAGATAGAtagaatataaatcaaaataaccttttcttttcaatcaatatttttttgacactcggtaatatgaaaataagttgttcccctttgtgAAGACTCTTCTTACGCGAAAGGTAAAAAGTGTTACGTCGTGACCAGCAAGAATATCATTAGGATCAAAGGACTTGAAAAATTCCAGCATCATGTCTTTTTCAACAGCCCCAGATTGGACGAGCGCAGAACATGAAACAGGGGTAAATATTTGATCTTCATATTAAAAGAACTCCacggttaaaaaaaataatagggcCTAATAACAAAAGTTACATCAGCTTAAGCTTTTTACTCTTGACCCGGTTTCACTGGAGAGAAATGTGGGACCTGTGTTTATAACTTTATAACGAAAAAGTAAAGAAGaagaatattttattgatttataatcatatttaccAACACATATTTCACTTTGTATTTTAGACAACGATCATGGCCGTGGAATATGACGGCGGTGTGGTTATTGGAGCAGATTCAAGAACAACAACAGGGTATGACAGTTGCATTCTATACTCTGCTACTAGTAGGCTaccctatgatacaatatgtatcaCGATGTTTTAATGCGATACATCATACATccatgtacattattttacaatacaaGTATTTTGCGTGTTTTGATTTCAGTGCTTATATAGCCAACAGAGTGACAGACAAACTGACCAAAATCACAGACAAGATCTACTGCTGTCGGTCAGGGTCAGCTGCCGATACTCAGGCCGTGGCAGACATTGTCAGCTACCATCTCAACTTTCAGAAGTAAGTACTGCTACAGTACTTCTAGTAATTAAAGTTGAATTGTCAGAtggaataaaattttaattttgatgtatCTTATGCAAGTTATtggtatatatttcaaaacagttgtggtgattttaaaattttaatcacaTGATAAAGCTGACATAAGTGCATAAAAGCATTTTGTCACCATGTTAGTTTCGATCGATTCaatactgccactggggtatatataccagCTGAGAAAGTTATGGACGGTTGCATTCCGATcaaggcattcaggttgcactgacctctaaatgcatgaactacacattgtagaaGAATGTTTGTAATAAGCAATAAACTGATAaaggaaaaaacaaacaataaaatacaaaatatattaattctTTGAAAGAGTTTCCAAGGTATCGGTATTATTTTGCACACATATAGCGCATCCAACAAAGtagataaatgatagtaaatctaAGAAAATAACATAGTTTCCATAGGTTTCAACAAAAACGCTcatttctaaaatccatgcgatcattgacattgcttgatctgccacagtgtgtggttagggcctgtgcgatgttataacaatacacatacacatgaaaacggtctacaattatcgaggattttTTAAGTCTCTGTGCCCGGATTTCCGTCTGTCTTTTTTCATCGGATATTCCTTGctagtgcagtggttgtcatattatttttgttcaaaacgcgtttctagATGTTTATCCATCCAAGGTAACATGATTGTTCGGGAGTACGAAATACCTGAACGCTGTGAAAtatgaatagtgctctcggccttatatagggggtgtgtagaaATCTACAACTAATCTAGTGGTTGTCAgaaataaaagggaaataatgcataTTGATGAATTTATGTCAGCTTTAAGTACATGTGTAATATAAagtaatacagtaaaacactgtTACATTGAACACagttttgatgaaataaaactttgagtgcattttaatatttcccttaatcttaaaatttttctttaaatttattggATAAAATGATTTATGTGTACAACGAATTGAAATTGCTTTTTAACggcatcattttttatctaaaaaataaatttaattttgacctCAAAATCATGTCTAGGTCCCTTTGAAATCATCATTTACAGAGTAAGATCTACTGctgtatatgaattttttgtaataataaatgtatgtcttatatgaaaaaaaaaaataatggcaaGGAACAGCTGCTATccatttgattttgtttttttatgtctataaatatatggatttaaaatgaacaagatTGAAAGGTAGAATGGTATTGTTCATACTGTTTTCTGCTACACAGAATGGACATGGGAGAGGAGCCTAAAGTGAAAATAGCTGCAAATATATTCCGAGAACTCTGTTATAACAACAGGGACAACCTGTCAGCAGGGATCattgtaggtggatgggataaaACTGAGGGAGGACAGGTAGGCAAAGATTTACTTGTACAAAATATAGCTTCTCTTGGACATGTCTCATCGTCAGAAACCCACGGTCAGTCTCAAATATGTTTACCAACCTTGGACTAACTCATTGAACTTTTCTTGTTCACATTAATAATTTATGCTCTATCTTGATTGACTTCTTAATACTTTTGTGGAGGAATCTCGCCAATCCTTCAACGATGGCTTGTTTTCGTAACATTATTGTTGTTTTCATAACTGATAAGTTATGAAACTGAACGTAAGGAGTTTTGCTTTCTCATTGGTGGATTGAGAATCGTAAGTTttcatcaaaaatatgaaaagatcTATGAGTTGGTCCTTGGTCAGTTTGCGTATGAGAGAGTGATCATGGGTTTCCAAAGAAGAGAGATTTGTATATGATTTGATGTtttgataaatatgtttttataatatagaTATGAGTCATATCATATGACTGCCCTTTCACTCACAATAATCAGGGATTTTAGCAATTTATAATGGAAGTTTTTGTCtcctgtttgtttgtttgccaAAGAAGATAAATACAAGTAAAACTATAGTTTCTACATATATATCAAGAATTCAAATAAGATAAATATCTTGTCACAGGCTGTGAGTTTTTGTGCATTTAGTGCATCATGTTTAGAAGTACAGCCCTTTTGTCTTGTGCATTAGATGCTGTCCAGATTTGATTCTCCTCAGTTTTAAGAGAGAGTTAGTTCTCTTTGAGGCTGAAAAAACCTACCAGTTAATACAGATCACTGACTAATTTATGGCAATTTATTGATTAATGCATTTTATGAGGCATCCATGGTAGCTTCAAATCTGTTTTCTGGAGAAACTTGTTTTGATCTTATGATAATTGATATTAGTTAAGTCTCATTATGCTAgcttgaaaatgttttaatacttgaaattttcagtaaATTGTCTCTTGTACAATTAGTGTGTTGAGAACTTCAGTGCACCAATGTAATATTAAACATATTCtaatttttatgcatacatgtatgtgggatagaaatattattaaagatgaaaatTATAACCAATAAAGTCAAACCATGCTATCTCAAACTCCATAGGACTGTGAAAACATTTCGAGATATCTGAGTTATTGAGGTATCTAGggaaaattcttttaaagaacAAGTGTTTAGACCCTTATTGTTCGACATATCCATGGTATTGACGATATTGATGTAACTGATCACAATAACAAAACTCTGTTGTATCATAAAACATAGATACAGGTTGTGGGGGAGGGGTTTTTGAGTCCCATGAGTGTGAGAAAGGTATGGAGCAGCAgcttttttaatgttattcaaGCTTAGGAATTAAATAATTTAGAGCAATGATGATGATAGCTAATGCTTACATGAATGGTTCATTGTTCATGCCAGATCTAAGGTCCAAATATAGAACACAACTTCACTGATAGGATTCAGTGGACCACATGTACTGGTGTATTATTTaggaatgaaaaacaaattaataaaaaaaaatcaattaacttTCAAAAGTCATTATCAGTAATACAATATACTTTAACAGTAATGAAGTTGTCGGATAAATGTtgttaaaatgaatgttttatacaataatatcacttgttctaaaaataaatgtcataaacaataaagaaaaccatattttttGATAGAAAATGACATAACATTTGACATAAATATTTGATCCTACAAATATGAAGacattaaagattttctttgattttcaaaactgCAATTTTGTGTTATTTCAGATATTTCTCAACAAATATCTGTTCACCTCTTTGGatattatgatacatgtaattacaaaatctaaaaaaagaaattcctaCACACATTTTGTAAAGAACTATTCAATGCATTTTATATAAGATTGATCTATATCTATGCAATACTTTGCTTATAAACTTGGGGAAAAAGTTATGCGTCTGATGCTAATAGAAGCCCCACTATAATGTTCATACTGGTAATGAAGTCTAAATGGGGAGgtgttttgtttctgttttgtaTGAATTAATTTTCTCACATTTATAAAAACAACACAAGTCTCTGAATTTTAATATGCATTACATAAAACTGTTTGATAGTGCGTCATTATTGAACAATGATGATGCAATAGGTTTCACATctaatcatttttttcaagGAAGTACCTGTGCATGAAATACCTCCACTTCTCCACTGGGACAGATAAAAGGCGTCTGCTCTTAAAGCATTTTTTGACAGGGTTTTCAGATATTCATTTTGATGTTGATGATTTTGCAACAAATTGAACACATTAAatgttatttgaaatacatttgaGGATGCACGGTCTTTGTCATAATTCAAGGAAAGTAGCTTCATCATTTAACATCTAGGAGGTTTATATACAAAGGGCAATCTAATATATTGGGTGTGTAGGTACTATGAAATACTTTTGAGGACTTACAGACTTGAATatcataattcataaaaaacaGCTATATTATTTAACACTCAGTAAGTTGACACACAAAGGGCAGcctaatatacattgtattaggTGTATAATATgtaaatgcataatttttttctcaaaaaggcagatttttaacatatttattgATTGAACATTTATAATGGtcaattgaaaacaatattgtCACCAGGACTTCggtttatattttttaccaatagcttttgaaaaaaaaaatccttctttATCCCTGACACTTTTCATCGACTTTTGTATGCATACATCTACATTTTAGAAATACTTGATCATGTTTACTAAGAATATAgattgtatatgatatatatacatgtacagtatacaGGTTGGATTTAGAATTTGTGAGATGTGGCTGAAACAGAGATGGGTtcaattacaatggaaagtaattaattaaattacaattacttgcttaaaaccttcaattaaattaccattaccattacaagagttttcaaattcaattaataaattaattaaattacaattacttggcagatgtaattaattaaattacaaattacattggtcatcaaaatttactaaaaccatgatttagctaataaatataaataaaataaacattaaacagcTACAACACATAAACATTAATTGAAAGAGGTATGTCcattatgtaaataaaagtgTCTTAAGAATatagtcattaaaatatttcttttttaagccactaaaaaaacaaatattgtaatgactatattcttttaaaagacACATATCAGTAATGTCTTTTCTATAGGTAAAAGTACCCAAAATCAATACACCAAAGCAAACCCAGATACCCACAACCAATATATCagaatatatcaatatatatttttattgttcacCAGGTCTATGCTATCCCATTGGGAGGTATGTTGACACGTATGCCGTTTACCACGGGGGGTTCTGGCAGCACCTATATCTATGGATACGTAGACGCCAACTTTAAGACAGGCATGACCAAAGAAGAATGCCTTAAATTTGTTGCAAATGGTAAGTTTGGATATCCCCAATTAACAAGCATTGTtctatattttatgtttattggTTCATTAGCAGACAATCAATGGCctaattaagaaaataaacagaCCATGAACTAAAACGTAAAcattaaatcttaataaaaacaaaattttgtgaactaaattaaaaaaaaattaaatttttataataatagacTACATCGAATCAATTCACAAATATAATTTGCTTGGAATCAATGCGAAACAATTTGCAGTGTAATAGAAAATGATATTGCAGAAGATGACCAAATATTTGTGCAGCTCAAATATTAACACACAGAAACTATAGTCACTGTATGAGCTTGTTCCTTTGGatgcaaatatttgattttcgtGTGATCTGTTTATTCCGGGCTGTTGAAGCATCCTTGATGACCTTGTTTAGCTGTGGGAGACAGTGCTAAGTTTCTGTCAATTCATTCTCTAGGTGTCGGCCTTGCCATCAGCAGAGATGGGTCCAGTGGTGGAGTCGTCCGTTTGGCCGCCATTAACAAAGATGGCGTCGAGAGATTTGTGCTGACTGGTAACCAAGTACCCACGTTCTATGAGGATTATTAAGGACAATGACAGATCTCTACCAGCCTCTCTTGACTTCCTGCAAATTAGTGCTCTCATCTTCGTCCCTCCATTTCATTTGTGTATGTGTAATAAATGACAATGACATTTGATGACACGTCTTTGATTGTATATTATTACTGACCACCTGTGGCTTTGAAGCCTTTGGTTTGTTAGCAGAAGATCAGTGTCCAGTTCTTCCGCATTGGAAAGCTTATGCATGTGAAAATTTACTCTTAGTCATTTCTGGTCAGGCCATGGGATATAACAATGGGAACCCTCCAATAAACAAACACTATTAAAAACACGAAAGAAAggagaaaaatatattgataataattgaaaaaaaccctgttTTTAAACACAATAGAGTGCTTTCTTTGCCAATTCATTAGTAAAGCAAGCATTGCAAAAACGTGGGTTCGATAATAAAAAATCTGTAATGATAGCTACCTTCACAGTCGATACAAATcgccaaagaaagcattttaatgtttaaatttacaCCTGCCTCTGAATCATTCAACCATCCATAAAAAGTGAGTAAAAATGCCTAGACAGTTATTATTGTCATCAAATTACACTCGTGACTGAATTTATTTGAAGGTTACCGTGGTAACTACAATTGAAGTCGGCCCGTGCAAGTCCGTTGAGTTTAAATTTGCGCAGTTTTCTCTGATTAGATTAGCACTTCAAAACGCAATACATTTCATCTGCATGTAAGAActggaaaataataataataaaaaagaactggaaaataattataaaaaaaatactctaCCAACCCAGGAACGtataacaatgtattttaagGTATCCTTATTGAGCATAAGGTTCATGAATTTCAaacattattctaaaaaaaaagttaaggaCCTGGCACCAAATTAATGACAGCTGTACACAGTCAATCAGGGATTAGAGAGATTAAAATACAcgcacctttttaaaaaaaaaataatttatatgcaGGTGGATTATTCTACATTTAACTGACCTAATTCATAAGATTATGAACCACTTTGTAGTTATTCTCTTAAGCTATTTTTGGCATAAAGTACCCTGCTATCCCCACTTTTGtaagtttctttttctttgaatCAGTACAAGTTGCCTCAAGATTTATACAAACCTAGAATATTAAAcgataaatatttgataagtgGAGACCGCAGGAGACCTTTTTATATCACAGGCAAAAAAAAAGATCCATCTTAAACAAAAGAGATGTTCTTAGCTTTTACATAATTCTTTTTCAAGAAGCTGTAATACTTTCCAAGACCTTATTTGAAGTAAACTTTGGTATGATTACGTTTATCTTTGctgttatttaatttcaaacttcCATGTTTGTTTTATCGATAATCATTTTTACAACTATTCAACTTGACATGATCGATTCTTATGTTATTTTTTCGTGTAACCGTGTGAAAAATTACTGAATGTATCAATAGTCTAAACCACGTCTTATTCTGCATcccgtatatatatattttctaacAACAAACTCGGCGGACGCCAGAATCTGTTGTTAGGGAATGATGATACAAGAAACTGATGGGCCCTAATCCACAAATCTCAATATCTGAAACGTTCCGTTTATAGATAGATAACGCAAACACGTATTTTTCGAGCACGAAATTTAAAGACAGATAAGTGCAGAAAAGTTGTATGAAAGTTAGCAACAGAATAACGAGTTCatgaaattaacatttaaaaatgaatttatctaTTGTGTTGTATTCATggacatgtatttttttaaattataatgcgaaataatttgtatttgaatgatggtaattttcatttgaaaacacATACCGAAACGTGAGTATGATAGCGTGCAGCAATTATTTAAAGATaagcaaaaattaatttttcactcAAACAGTTATATTTTGCGACCACTCGCACTTACACTTCACGAAAACCGTGAAACTATAATTCCTATATTTAAATTAATCACATGTTCGATGATACAATTGATCATAAAActcgaaaatattttttgagacACCAGTAAgattgtaaattttgagattTGTTTAAGAATGTAAGTATTAGAGATAACCCTCTTTCCTGTTTATTCGTTCGTTGTCAGATATGATTGTTACCATGTTTTGCAAGGTTTTAGGAATACAAAGTTTATTAAAAGCCCCATATACCCCAACTTCAAAGTAAAATaaccatttatattttattgaaaacatgattttaaagaaaatacgCTCATAAAAATTAGTATTTTAATAGCTGTTTGTTAATTAAGAGTTTTAAGAAAACTTCAGTTTTTATCTAATTGTTCTCAGTTAATTTGGATAAAACCAAATGTGTTCCAGACagttaattttttcaatgaataatttCTTGGTACAGAacgaaattatttttaaaaaagcattaatACCATTTTTGCATGTTAAGAAAGAAGTTTCCTACGGTTGACAAAAACAAGGGTAAATGCGCAGTAATTTTTAAACGATTAATGATTAATGTAATTGATCCTACTTCTTTGGCAAGATCAATATATTTTCAACACAAATCCTTTTTCTTGAGTCTTGGGTGCTAACATTGGAAGATGATGTGCATGGCTTCATGCTTGTTCCTCAAACGATGAATCTGAACATTTTGACAGGTCTTCGTTGTTTGTTCAAAAAACATCCAAAAGTCGCGAGTCTGGTCTACTACAGACAGTAGAACGATATCTTACAGAACGCTGACAAAgaatacttattttttataaacatttatttggaaatatttcgatttttttttatccaactttCCAAAAACCCTCAGGGTCTACCAGCCACTTACTCTGATCTCGATACCATCGCTTGCGTCAAAAGCTCGTTAAAAAAATTGACGACAAAAGAAAAGTTATGGCATGCTTCACAGAATGGTTGTATGGTATGTAGAGATCATAAGTTAACCAATGGAACTCGGGGGTATATAGCAAAGTCTCTTAGAGAGAGCCCGCAGAGAGAATTTCTATACAAGCTTATGTTGAGACTCAGTATCCCGTGATGTTACATAACGCAACAGAAAGACAACACACCAGCTGTTTTGTGTATTGAAAACGGGTCATTTTTCTCCAGCTTGTGTTAAATGTAAGAAAACagtcaattttttattatatttattttaattcagaaATTACACAATGAATGTTACAAAACGTTtacttaaataatattaatatttacatccactcAGTATTATCTTATAACCTTTTTCAGAAGGAAACTAGGTACTGTAGCAAGTTTAAACCACAGTCTCATAGATATTGAACCGGTGTATCTGTACGTAAatgaatacaaatacatgtacatacgccTTTTTGAATCATTGCAGATTTTTTCTCTCTATACAATCCGCGTTAATGGGTTCTGTATTTTAGTAATTCTCGCTTTCTTCATAACAGCATGAATCCacccagaaaatgtttttatttgatatacccgtgttttatatatatatatatatatatatatatatatatatatataaaaagcactgaatagaatcaacaacactaggcatctttaaagtgtcggatctaatatatagatactaagtcctgaagaagggactggttgtcccgaaaatttgacaatttctattgttcgtgtcg is part of the Magallana gigas chromosome 3, xbMagGiga1.1, whole genome shotgun sequence genome and harbors:
- the LOC105318105 gene encoding proteasome subunit beta type-6, which gives rise to MSFSTAPDWTSAEHETGTTIMAVEYDGGVVIGADSRTTTGAYIANRVTDKLTKITDKIYCCRSGSAADTQAVADIVSYHLNFQKMDMGEEPKVKIAANIFRELCYNNRDNLSAGIIVGGWDKTEGGQVYAIPLGGMLTRMPFTTGGSGSTYIYGYVDANFKTGMTKEECLKFVANGVGLAISRDGSSGGVVRLAAINKDGVERFVLTGNQVPTFYEDY